The region GGCGACGACGCCCAGTCGATCTATTCGTTTCGCGGCGCGACGGTACGCAACATTCTCGATTTCCCCGCGCACTTCAATCCGCCCGCCAAACAGGTCACGCTCGAGCGCAATTACCGTTCGACCGGGCCGATTCTGGCGGCGTCGAACGCGGTGATCGAACTCGCCAGCGAGCGCTACACGAAGAATCTTTGGACCGACAAGGCCTCGGCTCAGCGCCCGCGTCTGGTGACGGTCGCCGACGAAGCGGATCAGGCCCGCTACATCGTCGAACAGGTGCTCGAAGCGCGCGAGCAGGGCATGAAGCTCAAGACGCAGGCGGTGCTGTTTCGTGCCGCGCATCACAGCGCCGCGCTCGAAATCGAACTGACCCGGCGTAATATTCCGTTCGTGAAATTCGGCGGCCTGAAGTTTCTCGATTCGGTGCACGTCAAGGATGTGCTGGCGGTGCTGCGCTGGGCGGAGAATCCGCGCGACCGCGTCGCTGGTTTTCGCGTCGTGCAATTGCTGCCGGGCGTCGGGCCGGCCACTGCGGCGAAGGTGCTCGACGAGGTTGTCGCGCGCGCCGGCGCCGGCAATCCGGTGGATACCGCCGGCGGTGCGCTGGCTGCGTTCGCGCCGCCCGCTCGCGCGCAGGAAGACTGGCATTCGTTCGTGAAGCTCATGTCGAGCGTGTACGGTCGGCAGACACCCTGGCCGGCCGAGTTCGACATGGTGCGGCGCTGGTACGAGCCGCATCTCGAGCGCAACCACGAGGACGCGGCGATCCGTCACGCGGACGTGTTGCAGATGGAAAGCATCGCGGGCACGTACCCGTCGCGCGAACGCTTTCTGACCGAATTGACGCTCGATCCGCCCGATGCCACCAGCGACGAATCCGGCGTGCCGCTGATCGACGAGGACTACCTGATCCTGTCGACAATCCATTCGGCGAAGGGGCAGGAGTGGCGCAACGTGTTCGTGCTGAACGGCGTCGACGGTTGCATTCCGTCCGATCTCGGCACCGGCAGCGAAGAGGAAATCGACGAGGAGCGTCGCCTGTTATACGTGGCGATGACGCGCGCGAAGGAAGACCTGCATATCGTCGTGCCGCAGCGTTTTTACGTGCACAACCAGACGCATATGGGTGACCGTCATGTGTGGGCATCGCGTACACGCTTTATTCCGGCGCATTTGATGCCGCTGTTCGACGCCTACGCATGGCCGCGTGTGCCGGTGCCGAGCGCGCCGACAGCGGCGGGGCTGGCCGCGGCTGCGCAGGCGAAGATCGAGATTGGGGCGAAACTCAGGAAGATGTGGGACTGACGCGGTTCGGCGGCGTTCGAAGCCGCACGTTGTGCGGCCTCCCGGCTGCTAAAGCCACTCCGGCCACCCTGGCGGCCGTTAGCGCGACTGCCTTTGCTGCTGCTGTTGCGGCGCCGGATGCGGCGGCACGAAGAAATTGCGCAGCCATGCGGCGAGGCGCGAGAACACGTCGTACGGCTCTTCGACGAAGATTTCCGGCTTCAGCAAACGCAGATACTCCATGATCTGCTGCGCTTCCTGCTTCTGGAACGAGCCGTGTGAAATGCCCAGGCGCAGCAGCCCGCGCAGTTCGCCGAGCTTTTCGCGCGCAGTGCTGCCCACGCTCGTTTCGCACGCCACCTTGGCTTCGTACACGCGCTGCCGCAGCGATTCCACCAGCCGCCAGGCCGGCGTCTGCATGATTTCCTCGAGCGCCTGAATGTCCTGCGCGGCGCTCTTGATCTGCGCCGCCAGCGGATCGATCAGCACGGCGTCGCCTTCCGCTTCCTTGACGATCGCGGCCGCCCAGTCGCGGCACTGCTTTGCCAGCTCTTCCGGCGTCCATTCCGAACGTGCCGCAAAGCCGAAGCCGAACTCGCCCGCCTGCCGCATCAGGATCGCGACGACGTCCGGGAATTCCTTGTCGAGCGTGCGTTTTGCCCACGCGTACTGTCCACCCTGCAACATCCGCTGCACCGCGTGTTCGGTCAGCGGCACCATATTGTCGAGCAGCTTGGCGCGCAAAAAGTCCTCAAACGACGGCGTCGCGAACTGCGGATCGAGCTTTAGCGACACCCGCAGAAAAGCGTCGAAGTCCTTGCGCAGCGTCGCAATGGTCTCGTCTTTGAGTGTGAGGGTGATTTGACCCATGTGTTATCCCGTTTGGTCCTGCCGCGCTGCATCGTCATGCCGTCCGTTCGCACACGGACCCCGTGAGACGCGACGCCAATGCCGGCGCGGTTGATTCCTGCCTGTTGCCGCGTAACCAGCGGGACGCATCCCGACGAGCGGACCTCGACTTTATAACGGCGGATTCAGGGAAAACTTAAGGGTGCGGGGACGATCGGCGGCGGCTTTAGAGGGATGCGTCGCTACCGCGCGCGGGGCGCTGGCGCCTATGCCGCCTTCGACGCCCTGTGCGCTTATTTAAGCACGACGCACTGCCAGACAAAAAAGACCGTCAGGCCGACTGCGATGGTCAGAAGCGGCCGCCGCGTCAGCGCGCTGACGATGATGGCGGCCAGCGCCCCGACCAGTTGCGGATTGCGCCAGGTCAACTCGGCGCCGTTGGCGTGCGGCGAGACGGCCATCGGCACGATGATCGCCGTCAGCACGGTGACCGGCACGAAACCGAGCGCGGTGCGCAGGAGCGGCGGAAACACCAGCCGGTCGCCGAGCACGAAGACGGCGGCGCGGATCACCCACGTGATGACCGCCATACCGAGGATCAGAACGACGTAGTTCATTGCGACGCCTCCGCGGTTTCCTGCGAGGCTCCTTGCGAGATTTTCCGCGGGACTTCCCGCGAGGTTTCGCGCGGATTTTCGCGATTACCCCGCGTGCCTCGCACAAGTCGCGGCGCCGACAGCAAGACACCGATTGCCACGCCCGCGAACACCGCGCCGAGCAAGCCGAGCTTGTACGGCCACGCTTGCCAGAAGAAGGCCAGCGTGCCGGCAGTAACGGCCGCCGCGATATAGCGCAGCGCGACGAGTTGCGGCACGACGATTGCGATGAAAGTGGCGACCATCGCGAAATCGAGCCCGAGCGATTGCAAGCCCGGAAAGGCCGCGCCGAACAGCAGGCCGGCGACGGTCCAGAGCTGCCAGTTCAGATACATGGCCAGACCCGCGCCAAAGAAATAGTGCGGGCCGACCGTGCCCGGCGTGCGATGCCGGTAGTGCTCCCACGCGACCGCAAAGACTTCGTCGGTGAGCAGCGCGCCGAGCGCCCAGCGCCAGCGTACCGGCAGATGCGCGACGTGCGGCGCGAGCGTCGCGCTGTACAGTACATGACGCAAATTGACGACCAGGGTGGTCGCCCAGATCACCGCAAAGCTGGCGTGGCCGGCGATCAGGCCGAGCGCGATGAACTGGGCGGAGCCGGCAAACACGACCAGCGACATCAACTGGCCATGCCATAGATGTAGCGGGCCGGATGCGACCAGTGTGCCGAAGATCACGCCGAACGGCGCCGCGCCGACCATCATCGGGATGATGTCGCGCGCGCCGGCGGAGAATTCTTTTAAGTGGCCTGCGCTCGAGGGCTGGCCTGGGTTGGGATGGGTCAATCTTGCCTCCTTGATTCGGGAAGCATAGCGAGCGGTTCCGATCCGGGCTTGTACGTTCTTGCGGTAAGGCAGTCAGAAGCGAAGACGCACGGTAGGGGAGCCAGAAGCGCGTCCAAAGCTAACGGTGGCTACGCGGGTCGACGGCATGGCAAACCAGCTGTGACAGGCATTTCGCCGCGCCAGCCGGTGTTGCCTCAAGTTCCCTGCCAGCGTCCGGGCGGCACGCCGAACATGCGCCGGAAATGCCGCGTGAAATGGCTCTGGTCCGTGAAGCCGCTGGCCGCGGCGACATCCGTGACGGAAACGCCGGCGCGCAACGGCGCCAGCGCACGTTGCAAGCGCACCTGGTTGCGCCACGCATGCGGCGGCAGGCCGGTAGTCTGCGCAAAAAGGCGCGCCGCGTGAAATGGCGAGAGTCCCGCCGCCTGCGCGACTTCGGCGAGTGTGACCGGTACCGCAAGGTCGCCGGTCAAGCACTCTTTCATGGTCGCCACGCGGGCGTCGTCCGTAGCGACGCGCGACGGTTCCGGCTGCGTTTGCGAGTAGCGGACCAGCAGCGTGGACAAAGCGTCGAGCATCGCGGCTTCGGCGGCAAGCGGATCGTCGCCGGCCTCCAGCAAACGATGTGCGCGCGCCAGCCGCTGCGCCAGATCGGGATCGCGGATCACGCCCGGCGCAAACCACGGCAAGGCTTGCGGCCGGCCGGCAACTTCATTGGCGAGCGCGTGAATGAACTCGACCGGCGCGTACATCACGCGATATCGCCAGCCCGCCTCGACCGCCTTCGAACCGGTGTGCAACTCGCCAGGATTGATGATCGGCACGCTGCCCGCTTCGGCGACATAATCCGCGCCGCGATATCGATAGCCCTCGGCACCCGCGACGATCACCGGAATCGTGTATGCGTCGTGCCAATGCGGCGTGAACTCGTGATCGTGATATTCGGCCGTGAGCAGGTCCGCGCCGGGCAAAAGCGGCGTGCGCCAGTAGCGTGCGGAATCCTGGAAGCGATGGGCGGTCATGATCGAAGTCCAACGGGACCAGTCAGTTTAGCGCGCTGTGGCCGCTGCCGGTGCGTTTGCCAATGCGTCCGCCCGGTGCGCTTTGCCGTAGAGCGGCGATCACTTCAGCGGAATCGTGGTGCCGGCCGGCATCGGCACGGCGGTCACGCTGTTTTTCGCGCTGCCGGTAGCGATACGATCGCTGTAGGTCAGATAGACAAGCGTATTGCGCTTCGCGTCGACCACGCGCACCACGTGCAGCGACTTGAAAATCAGCGACATGCTCACGGAGAACACATCGGATTGCTGCTTCACGGGTCCGGTAAAGCGAATCGTGCCGACCTGCCGGCAGGCGATCGACGCTTCGGTCGGATCTTCGGCGATGCCAAGCGTGCCCTTGATGCCGCCGGTGCGCGCCCGCGACACATAGCAGGTCACGCCGGTCACGACCGGGTCGTCATAGGCTTCGACGACCACGCGATCTGAGCCCGTCACGCGAAAGTTGGTATTGACGCTGCCGACTTCTTCGCTGTGTGCGAGCGGCAATAACAGGGCGCAGGCGGTGGCCGCAAGCGAGACACGCAACAAGGTGGATTTCATCGGATTGCCAGGAATGAACGCGAGAGTTAGGTGCGCGGGCTAGACACGAGACGCGCACGGAGAAACGCCATCGTATAACGGCGTGCCGGTCAGAGGGCGGGGGCGAACGATATAGGCCGTTCGCCGCCCTTGCATCAAGACTTAAGCGAGTAACCGTCCTCCCGGGACATTCGATCCGGCGAACCAAAATAAAAAGGCCCGCACGGATGCGGGCCTTCGAAATTTTGGCTCCTCGACCTGGGCTCGAACCAGGGACCTACGGATTAACAGTCCGGCGCTCTACCGACTGAGCTATCGAGGAACAGCAGTACAACTTGATCTACATAAAAAAGCCCGTCTTGGTTAACGGGCTTTTGCAATTCTTGGCTCCTCGACCTGGGCTCGAACCAGGGACCTACGGATTAACAGTCCGGCGCTCTACCGACTGAGCTATCGAGGAACAGAACAACAACAGCAGAGAAGCGAAATTGTAGGAGGTGACAAAGCGCCTGTCAATACCCTGCGTTCATCTCGATTTGATTCGAATGCAACGGCGGGGGGACGGGCCGCGCCGCTCAGCGTGCGAGCAGGGCGAGCTTTTCCTTCACGTCCTTGAATTCGTCGGCTTCCGGCAGTGGCGCCTTGGTCTTGGTGATGCTCGGCCAGTTCTTCGCCAGATCGGCATTCAGCTCGATGAAATTCTGCTGGTCGCCCGGCACGTCTTCTTCGGCATAAATGGCGTTCACCGGGCATTCGGCAACGCACACAGCGCAGTCGATGCATTCGTCGGGGTCAATCGCGAGGAAGTTGGGACCTTCGCGAAAGCAGTCCACCGGGCACACATCGACGCAGTCGGTATAGCGGCACTTGATGCAGCTTTCGGTCACAACGTGAGTCATTCAAGCAGCTCCTGCATGCGGAATCAGGGAAGGCGGAAACGCCAAAAGCGATATTGTAACGTAACGTCAAGAGGCGCATACGGCATCGAGCAATGGCGTTTATATGTTTTCGTGATTAGTTTATGGCGTCCGGCGCAACGGCCCGCCGGCGCGCTGAATCCGGGCGCATTCGGGTAACATGCGTCAGGTCGGTGCGCACGGGGTGCGCCGCACGGGCGTGGGGTTGAGTCAGGCCTTCCGTTTTTTCTGCAGTCCAGTTCGCACCATCATGATTATTACTTCGTTGCTCGATACCGATCTGTACAAGTTCACGATGATGCAAGTGGTGTTGCATCACTTTCCCGCGGCGAACGTGGAGTATCGGTTCCGCTGCCGCACGCCGAACGTCGACCTCGTACCGTATATCGGCGAGATTCGCGATGAAGTGAGCAAGCTCTGCGAACTGCGCTTTACCGACGACGAGCTCGATTACCTGCGGCGCATGCGCTTCATCAAGGGTGACTTCATCGAGTTTCTCGCGCTGTTTCATCTGAACGAGAAATACATTTCGATCGAACCGTCGCCGAAGGGTAATGGTGAAATCGACATCGAGATCAAGGGGCCGTGGCTGCACACGATCCTGTTCGAGATCCCGATGCTCGCGATCGTCAACGAGGTCTATTTCCGCAACACGCAGCAAAAGCCAGACTACAGCGAAGGGCGTGGCCGTCTCGTCGAAAAGATCAAGCTGCTGGGCGCGCGCCCGGAATTCGCCGACTGCAAGATCGCCGACTACGGCACGCGCCGCCGCTTCTCCAAGCAGTGGCACGAAGAAGTGATCCTCACGCTGAAAGACGGTTTGGGCGAGCAATTCGCCGGTACCAGCAACGTCTTCTATGCGATGAAGCACGGCCTCACGCCGCTCGGCACGATGGCGCATGAATACCTGCAGGCGTGCCAGGCACTTGGACCGCGGCTGCGCGATTCGCAGACCTTCGGCTTCGAAATGTGGGCGAAGGAGTATCGCGGCGACCTGGGGATTGCGCTCTCGGACGTGTACGGTATGCAGGCCTTTCTGCGCGACTTCGACATGTACTTCTGCAAGCTGTTCGACGGCGCGCGCCACGATTCCGGCGATCCGTTCGACTGGGGCGAGCGCCTGCTCAAGCACTACGAGGCGAACCGGTGCGACCCGCGCACCAAGATCCTCGTGTTCTCCGACGCGCTCGACATTCCTAAGGTGTTGCAACTGTACGAGCGTTTTCGTGGCCGCTGCAAGCTGGCATTCGGCGTAGGAACCAATCTTACCAACGACCTTGGCTATAACCCTTTGCAGATCGTCATCAAGATGGTCCGTTGCAATGGTCAGCCGGTGGCCAAGCTGTCGGATTCGCCGGGCAAGAACATGTGCGACGACAAGGCGTATCTCGCGTATTTGCGTCAGGTGTTCGGCATTGCGCAGCCTGACGAAGAGGCCGCGAAGTAACACGGCTAACAGCGTGACTAACGCATGCGATACGCTGGGATTGGCCGCTCGGCCAGGGTGTTCGCGCGCAGGGCGGCCGGTATAATCCTCGTCACATCGCACGGCTGTCGACACGAGGATCTCGCATATGGACACATCGATTGCCCGCCGCAACATCCTGGCGCGTATCCGCGCGGCGCAAGGGCGTGAGCCTGAACCGTCTGCGTCCGAGCGCGAGGCGGCCGCCGATTATCTCGCGCGGCATCCGCAAGGCCCGCGTCCGGAGATGCCGGCCGATCTGACCGAGCGCTTCATCGAAGAAGCGCAGAAGATGGCGACCACCGTCGATACGGTCGAAACACTGAGCGAGGTGCCCGCCGCCGCGCATCGCTACCTCACGCAACACGCATTGCCCACGCAGGCGATTGCATGGCAAACGCTGCAAGACCTGCTATGGACCGAAGCCGGTCTC is a window of Paraburkholderia sp. IMGN_8 DNA encoding:
- a CDS encoding ATP-dependent helicase, whose product is MPTVAESPPPFDAAAWLAKLNDAQREAVEYGAGTPNEPPGALLVIAGAGSGKTNTLAHRVANLVVKGADPRRILLLTFSRRAALEMTRRVTRIAGAALGTRAALAQGLTWSGTFHSVGARLLREYADLIGLAPAFTINDREDSADLMNLVRHELGLSAKERRFPAKGTCFAIYSRVVNTGASLSDVLNHAFAWCREWEADLRMLFAAYVDAKQKQSVLDYDDLLLYWSHMAAEPSIAADLSARFDHVLVDEYQDTNRLQASILLALKPDGRGLTVVGDDAQSIYSFRGATVRNILDFPAHFNPPAKQVTLERNYRSTGPILAASNAVIELASERYTKNLWTDKASAQRPRLVTVADEADQARYIVEQVLEAREQGMKLKTQAVLFRAAHHSAALEIELTRRNIPFVKFGGLKFLDSVHVKDVLAVLRWAENPRDRVAGFRVVQLLPGVGPATAAKVLDEVVARAGAGNPVDTAGGALAAFAPPARAQEDWHSFVKLMSSVYGRQTPWPAEFDMVRRWYEPHLERNHEDAAIRHADVLQMESIAGTYPSRERFLTELTLDPPDATSDESGVPLIDEDYLILSTIHSAKGQEWRNVFVLNGVDGCIPSDLGTGSEEEIDEERRLLYVAMTRAKEDLHIVVPQRFYVHNQTHMGDRHVWASRTRFIPAHLMPLFDAYAWPRVPVPSAPTAAGLAAAAQAKIEIGAKLRKMWD
- a CDS encoding DUF4088 family protein, coding for MGQITLTLKDETIATLRKDFDAFLRVSLKLDPQFATPSFEDFLRAKLLDNMVPLTEHAVQRMLQGGQYAWAKRTLDKEFPDVVAILMRQAGEFGFGFAARSEWTPEELAKQCRDWAAAIVKEAEGDAVLIDPLAAQIKSAAQDIQALEEIMQTPAWRLVESLRQRVYEAKVACETSVGSTAREKLGELRGLLRLGISHGSFQKQEAQQIMEYLRLLKPEIFVEEPYDVFSRLAAWLRNFFVPPHPAPQQQQQRQSR
- a CDS encoding AzlD domain-containing protein, yielding MNYVVLILGMAVITWVIRAAVFVLGDRLVFPPLLRTALGFVPVTVLTAIIVPMAVSPHANGAELTWRNPQLVGALAAIIVSALTRRPLLTIAVGLTVFFVWQCVVLK
- a CDS encoding AzlC family ABC transporter permease; the encoded protein is MTHPNPGQPSSAGHLKEFSAGARDIIPMMVGAAPFGVIFGTLVASGPLHLWHGQLMSLVVFAGSAQFIALGLIAGHASFAVIWATTLVVNLRHVLYSATLAPHVAHLPVRWRWALGALLTDEVFAVAWEHYRHRTPGTVGPHYFFGAGLAMYLNWQLWTVAGLLFGAAFPGLQSLGLDFAMVATFIAIVVPQLVALRYIAAAVTAGTLAFFWQAWPYKLGLLGAVFAGVAIGVLLSAPRLVRGTRGNRENPRETSREVPRKISQGASQETAEASQ
- a CDS encoding AraC family transcriptional regulator, producing MTAHRFQDSARYWRTPLLPGADLLTAEYHDHEFTPHWHDAYTIPVIVAGAEGYRYRGADYVAEAGSVPIINPGELHTGSKAVEAGWRYRVMYAPVEFIHALANEVAGRPQALPWFAPGVIRDPDLAQRLARAHRLLEAGDDPLAAEAAMLDALSTLLVRYSQTQPEPSRVATDDARVATMKECLTGDLAVPVTLAEVAQAAGLSPFHAARLFAQTTGLPPHAWRNQVRLQRALAPLRAGVSVTDVAAASGFTDQSHFTRHFRRMFGVPPGRWQGT
- a CDS encoding CreA family protein, coding for MKSTLLRVSLAATACALLLPLAHSEEVGSVNTNFRVTGSDRVVVEAYDDPVVTGVTCYVSRARTGGIKGTLGIAEDPTEASIACRQVGTIRFTGPVKQQSDVFSVSMSLIFKSLHVVRVVDAKRNTLVYLTYSDRIATGSAKNSVTAVPMPAGTTIPLK
- the fdxA gene encoding ferredoxin FdxA, with protein sequence MTHVVTESCIKCRYTDCVDVCPVDCFREGPNFLAIDPDECIDCAVCVAECPVNAIYAEEDVPGDQQNFIELNADLAKNWPSITKTKAPLPEADEFKDVKEKLALLAR
- the pncB gene encoding nicotinate phosphoribosyltransferase, with protein sequence MIITSLLDTDLYKFTMMQVVLHHFPAANVEYRFRCRTPNVDLVPYIGEIRDEVSKLCELRFTDDELDYLRRMRFIKGDFIEFLALFHLNEKYISIEPSPKGNGEIDIEIKGPWLHTILFEIPMLAIVNEVYFRNTQQKPDYSEGRGRLVEKIKLLGARPEFADCKIADYGTRRRFSKQWHEEVILTLKDGLGEQFAGTSNVFYAMKHGLTPLGTMAHEYLQACQALGPRLRDSQTFGFEMWAKEYRGDLGIALSDVYGMQAFLRDFDMYFCKLFDGARHDSGDPFDWGERLLKHYEANRCDPRTKILVFSDALDIPKVLQLYERFRGRCKLAFGVGTNLTNDLGYNPLQIVIKMVRCNGQPVAKLSDSPGKNMCDDKAYLAYLRQVFGIAQPDEEAAK